The Apis mellifera strain DH4 linkage group LG3, Amel_HAv3.1, whole genome shotgun sequence genome includes the window TGTACTTGTTGCAAGAGATCGTTTAAAAGGAGCTCTTAGAGAATTATTACAACATAGTGATACAGGATCATCAGCAGATTCAAGTGAAGAGAGTTCTACACAAGATTATaaacatcaaataaaaaaaatgtaatccttttaatatgcataatttcttttatgtatttattataaatcattaaataattaatttttatgcagTGATAACATATATAGAACAAAATCAATGGGTTTTCAACAACCACGTAAAGTAAGACGTCGTAGACAAGTGCAAATGGATACTGCATTTCATCATACATatgtaatgaaattatttgatagaAGTGTTGATTTAGCACAATTTCAAGAAGATACACCACTTTATCCTATATGTAGAGCATGGATGGCAAATCAACCAAGAAATCCTAATCTTGTTCCAAAGTgagtaataaaaaacaatgaataataaaaaattattaatatttaattttaatattgtttcataTGTGTTAATCCTGTAATGGCATATGAAAGTTTTTACTTagtaagtaattaatttttatttgaacatttaattatatatcttaaagataaatatttataatgaatttttaaaaaattttttatataatgtaaactaTTGTGTTatcatatgtatttaatagaaagaatatGCCAATGCAAAGTTAATgctaattttaacataattataagtattaattattcatgatATGTCacaggaaaaattattttaatgatttattatatattttttaagataaaaaaaaataatacaaaaaaaaattgtatacttTTTTGTTTAGAATACGTAGTCCGAGTCCAGAGATATTAAATGAagttaatataagtaataatatattagatagtAATGGAGAAGTTCGTGATGTTTATTATTTGCCACCTCCATTACCTTGTGAAGAAGCTATACCTAGAAATCGTATACCTTCACCaataattagagaaaaagaggaattgaATTTAGATTATGTAAGATATTTAcgttaataaatcttattttgtctatttttataagataatttaaccAATACatcataaatttgtaaatattgtaaatacataatatattccaGGACGGACAAACTCTAAAATCACGAGAAATGTTATTAAGAGAACACAGAGTACATTGGAATGCTGTGCGCAAAAAATGGTATCAACAAGCATATAAGAATGAACAACGTTTCACACAAAgtgcaaatatattaaatactatatttaagaggtacatataaatatcttcaaattatttgaacgaatataaataacataaaaatattgttcaaatgatattttatactatgaaacgtaattataattataaaaacattatttctttttctttcaggGCACAATCagaatttgaatgaattattatctgacaaattaattactatcatctattagtaataaatataatttttgcttatgttatataaatattttttttcacactttttctacatattttattttgtacacATACTTATACTTGTTATATACTACTTGTAGAAATATacctttttattacaatattaataatatactacaattacatttcattatgaccaattatttaatttataaaaaagattctgttttaagtaataattcaattttgaaatagaaatttttacagatatgtagttattatatttgtcttttgataaattattggtATACTgacaacaaattaattaataattctttttttcttttatttcatacacTTAATTTGTACTAAACATTCCAACAAAATTACTTATCTACAATGCATAAActacaagaaataaataatacattttcattatatcattgctatttttaataaattgaaatgctacttacaattattttatcacgGGTATAAAAAGGAACTTGGAATAGTTTTAATTGCCTGAACGTTAAGAGGCAGTTTTGTTagtatattattcgataaaatattaatttggtaTATATCCCTAAATTTTGATactagaaatttttgaaaattcgaatctaATTATTAGGAAAAAGGATAAAACAGATAATCATTGAAGACTTGAGAATTACAagctttttatttgaaatattgacaGTCGTAATTTGcttacaatacaataaattcaataagaatttatctctatttatttaatatcatttaattcgaatataattttgagagCCAGAAATATTCTGACTTTTCTGTTAGAGCAATTGTAATTTTCAAGACTTCTGAGTATTATGCATAATATACCATGTATTCCTCCAtgctattcaattttttaattcatataaaatgtagctaagaaataaataacataatttaaattatttactttcatagttaatgttatattatctcCACCgttcgatttatatatatatatatatatatatagttttatatatatatatatatataatattttaactatttatatatattataacaaatgacTGTTGTAAACAACAGGTTTATTTAATGCGTCTTATGAACTGTAAGAAATGATTTCGCGTTTAATAGCCATGCTTTTGGAAGATTTCACGTAGTCGTGGAAGTataatttgatcaaatttgCTGTGACTATTACACATTCATTTGTCTGTGAGAGATAATTCCAACACTTGTCgaaacgtttcttcttctaataatCGACGCTGTTCTTCTTCTAACTGTTGTAATTCCGAAAGTCTTAACGCCAGTCTTAATTGTTCCGCTGTATCTTCGAGCGAGTCACTGTTTTCTAAATCATTTGTTTTATCCGTGTTATTTCGACCGCTCGCACATCCAGCAGTACTATCTTGACAAAGCGCCAAACTTGCCTGTATAGCTCTGTTTTACatatgagagagaaaaaagagataaaaatttacaatgacttattaataaaaaatttcctaataataatattctatacgtACATTAATatgtactaaaaaaaatatgtaatatgtataatataaaaaaaataaaatatcaaaaattaaatttttttttaatatctgctACAATTCCTTGaattttctgtaaaaatatatatatatatatatatatatatatatatatcgttaatttattatgcatctaatatttatagcaATCTATCACCCACCTTtctgaattttaattgttgaGCAAGAACacatgcaaaataaaattttagaacttttaaaataaaagcaaaatatctgaaataatatctgaataataaacgacatATTTTCATACCTTTGTAGCTGCCTTTCTTCTTCAGTAGTCATATTAGGCGTAGTAGGTCGTGATGGTTTTTGTGCTCTTAAGGCTTCCCATATATCAAccttaataaatgatattaaattataagaatttatttttattaaaaaaatattttttaataaaatataaaaatataaaaattttaaatatctctacCTCATCACGTTCACTTCCAACTTCTAATAAACTTTGTTGAATagcaaattgtaataaatcgtCCTCTTCTTCCATACTAAATTGTGTTCGAACTTCAGCACctgctaaataaataattacaattatattattgttatgatgataaaaaagttttatcaaaTGAATAAGAGCATTtaagaacaaaataataaaaatataaattataaatacttttatttaatgtttaatttgtataaatattaaacttaccTAGTTTTACATATCCCATTGGCGCTTCAAAACAAATATCATCAACTAAACAAGTCATTCTATTAGTTTCTTGTAAATGTCCTACATGAGGTACTTCTTGGTCCATACCAAAAATATTCCCGAATGTTATCCTtgcatttaatatatgaaataaaggaatttctataaaaaaatttgaatacttaaaaattataatttatattaaaaagaataaataaataaaaacaatttaaagctAACCAATTTTAACAGGGAATCCAGCTGGTAATTGCATTTGAATAAAATcctttaattttgcaaaatgtgAACTAGATATCGCCATAAGATCAACAATTGGCATAATTTGTTCTTGAAGACTTAATGGATATTGTTCACTAAGCCATAAAGTTGcctattgttttatatttgattatattcattatatatataaacataactagtagatttagattttttagatattgctaataattttttattattattatatatatatgtatatatatatatatatatataccttaaatttttgaatttttgtattaacttCTTTTGGTCTACCTATATCTCTtccatttaaatcaatatctggatcaaaatattcttcagCTGTTATATTAGAAggatttccaatattattatattcttcctAAAaacgaatgataaataaatttcattgttattatatttacagattatatatattatatatatatagaaaataaatgtataagaaaagaaaattacactAGTAGTTGCGCTATTACTGTTCTCTTGCTGCTGTTCAGCCATACCAAGAAATGATTGAAGAGGTGTACGAGGTGCACGAGCCCGTGCCTTATCAGGTTCAGATAAATGTTCTAATCGAGTTTTCGTTATTAATTCTACATTACATGCACTAAACACTTTACACTCATGTCCATTAACTACTTCACTTTTATCAGAGCGCCATCCCCATAAACCAGctttattactaattaaacataaataattattaataaatatatatgtactaatgggaatgataaagaaaaacaattaccGTTCAAAACTAATTTTATCTGTATCTATATATGTAGTAACTATTGGATTTGTAAGTCGAGCTAATACTCCTTCTTCAGAGGGTTCCATTAATTGCATATCATCAATATCTACGAGTTTAATATGCTCAACATATACTTTTCTTGTTTTATGATCTACTTCCATCATTGTTGCTCCATCatctgtataaataaatttaattattattgttattattattaaaaatatataaaaaaatttattcaaataaagttttctacttaaatttaaaattttttactgttaattataacaattttaatcaaaacttttcaaatttattatattaatcattattatattaaattactcaTAAAAaacatagatataaataatatgttaataataattatttttactacaaTATCTATATTACACTTACCatttaaagtttcaatttattatatcagctttttaaaaaataataaaagtaataaaattacaagaaaattataagaaatagaaatatacaaataaatacatatataagaaatagaaaattttcctattttacagagatgttttattatatttttatattttctatgattCTGCATatgacaatttaattttaaaaataattctgtcaCCTGACTCTTGTCCAACCATACTGAACACATAACTCCGTTCACATCTAATTGCCACAGGTACATGTGATGCAGCttgcatttaatatatacaattaaagaataaataaaaaactctactattaatataaaagaaaaagacacaAAAAAAACctgaagattaaaataaatttatattaatgttc containing:
- the LOC412459 gene encoding ankyrin repeat domain-containing protein 13D isoform X2: MVNIDTIQKNYPLHWLVWNNNYVELEEELSTKLHNIEKLDNRGRTPLMLAVTLGHIESVGVLLQHEANVNTENTQGWTVVQEAVGTGNPELIQMVLAHRDYQRYCNRVAGIPELLHKLKQAPDFYVEMKWEFTSWVPLASRICPSDTYKVYKQGSNVRIDTTLLGFDHTKWQRGNRSYVFKGQTASHVPVAIRCERSYVFSMVGQESDDGATMMEVDHKTRKVYVEHIKLVDIDDMQLMEPSEEGVLARLTNPIVTTYIDTDKISFERNKAGLWGWRSDKSEVVNGHECKVFSACNVELITKTRLEHLSEPDKARARAPRTPLQSFLGMAEQQQENSNSATTSEEYNNIGNPSNITAEEYFDPDIDLNGRDIGRPKEVNTKIQKFKATLWLSEQYPLSLQEQIMPIVDLMAISSSHFAKLKDFIQMQLPAGFPVKIEIPLFHILNARITFGNIFGMDQEVPHVGHLQETNRMTCLVDDICFEAPMGYVKLGAEVRTQFSMEEEDDLLQFAIQQSLLEVGSERDEVDIWEALRAQKPSRPTTPNMTTEEERQLQRAIQASLALCQDSTAGCASGRNNTDKTNDLENSDSLEDTAEQLRLALRLSELQQLEEEQRRLLEEETFRQVLELSLTDK
- the LOC412459 gene encoding ankyrin repeat domain-containing protein 13D isoform X3, whose translation is MVNIDTIQKNYPLHWLVWNNNYVELEEELSTKLHNIEKLDNRGRTPLMLAVTLGHIESVGVLLQHEANVNTENTQGWTVVQEAVGTGNPELIQMVLAHRDYQRYCNRVAGIPELLHKLKQAPDFYVEMKWEFTSWVPLASRICPSDTYKVYKQGSNVRIDTTLLGFDHTKWQRGNRSYVFKGQNDGATMMEVDHKTRKVYVEHIKLVDIDDMQLMEPSEEGVLARLTNPIVTTYIDTDKISFERNKAGLWGWRSDKSEVVNGHECKVFSACNVELITKTRLEHLSEPDKARARAPRTPLQSFLGMAEQQQENSNSATTSEEYNNIGNPSNITAEEYFDPDIDLNGRDIGRPKEVNTKIQKFKATLWLSEQYPLSLQEQIMPIVDLMAISSSHFAKLKDFIQMQLPAGFPVKIEIPLFHILNARITFGNIFGMDQEVPHVGHLQETNRMTCLVDDICFEAPMGYVKLAGAEVRTQFSMEEEDDLLQFAIQQSLLEVGSERDEVDIWEALRAQKPSRPTTPNMTTEEERQLQRAIQASLALCQDSTAGCASGRNNTDKTNDLENSDSLEDTAEQLRLALRLSELQQLEEEQRRLLEEETFRQVLELSLTDK
- the LOC412459 gene encoding ankyrin repeat domain-containing protein 13D isoform X4, which produces MVNIDTIQKNYPLHWLVWNNNYVELEEELSTKLHNIEKLDNRGRTPLMLAVTLGHIESVGVLLQHEANVNTENTQGWTVVQEAVGTGNPELIQMVLAHRDYQRYCNRVAGIPELLHKLKQAPDFYVEMKWEFTSWVPLASRICPSDTYKVYKQGSNVRIDTTLLGFDHTKWQRGNRSYVFKGQNDGATMMEVDHKTRKVYVEHIKLVDIDDMQLMEPSEEGVLARLTNPIVTTYIDTDKISFERNKAGLWGWRSDKSEVVNGHECKVFSACNVELITKTRLEHLSEPDKARARAPRTPLQSFLGMAEQQQENSNSATTSEEYNNIGNPSNITAEEYFDPDIDLNGRDIGRPKEVNTKIQKFKATLWLSEQYPLSLQEQIMPIVDLMAISSSHFAKLKDFIQMQLPAGFPVKIEIPLFHILNARITFGNIFGMDQEVPHVGHLQETNRMTCLVDDICFEAPMGYVKLGAEVRTQFSMEEEDDLLQFAIQQSLLEVGSERDEVDIWEALRAQKPSRPTTPNMTTEEERQLQRAIQASLALCQDSTAGCASGRNNTDKTNDLENSDSLEDTAEQLRLALRLSELQQLEEEQRRLLEEETFRQVLELSLTDK
- the LOC412459 gene encoding ankyrin repeat domain-containing protein 13D isoform X1 is translated as MVNIDTIQKNYPLHWLVWNNNYVELEEELSTKLHNIEKLDNRGRTPLMLAVTLGHIESVGVLLQHEANVNTENTQGWTVVQEAVGTGNPELIQMVLAHRDYQRYCNRVAGIPELLHKLKQAPDFYVEMKWEFTSWVPLASRICPSDTYKVYKQGSNVRIDTTLLGFDHTKWQRGNRSYVFKGQTASHVPVAIRCERSYVFSMVGQESDDGATMMEVDHKTRKVYVEHIKLVDIDDMQLMEPSEEGVLARLTNPIVTTYIDTDKISFERNKAGLWGWRSDKSEVVNGHECKVFSACNVELITKTRLEHLSEPDKARARAPRTPLQSFLGMAEQQQENSNSATTSEEYNNIGNPSNITAEEYFDPDIDLNGRDIGRPKEVNTKIQKFKATLWLSEQYPLSLQEQIMPIVDLMAISSSHFAKLKDFIQMQLPAGFPVKIEIPLFHILNARITFGNIFGMDQEVPHVGHLQETNRMTCLVDDICFEAPMGYVKLAGAEVRTQFSMEEEDDLLQFAIQQSLLEVGSERDEVDIWEALRAQKPSRPTTPNMTTEEERQLQRAIQASLALCQDSTAGCASGRNNTDKTNDLENSDSLEDTAEQLRLALRLSELQQLEEEQRRLLEEETFRQVLELSLTDK
- the LOC726496 gene encoding protein lin-37 homolog — translated: MGKKRNNQPPPVPIPGRVKVEIKDELGDSDVLVARDRLKGALRELLQHSDTGSSADSSEESSTQDYKHQIKKIDNIYRTKSMGFQQPRKVRRRRQVQMDTAFHHTYVMKLFDRSVDLAQFQEDTPLYPICRAWMANQPRNPNLVPKIRSPSPEILNEVNISNNILDSNGEVRDVYYLPPPLPCEEAIPRNRIPSPIIREKEELNLDYDGQTLKSREMLLREHRVHWNAVRKKWYQQAYKNEQRFTQSANILNTIFKRAQSEFE
- the LOC412459 gene encoding ankyrin repeat domain-containing protein 13D isoform X5; this translates as MVNIDTIQKNYPLHWLVWNNNYVELEEELSTKLHNIEKLDNRGRTPLMLAVTLGHIESVGVLLQHEANVNTENTQGWTVVQEAVGTGNPELIQMVLAHRDYQRYCNRVAGIPELLHKLKQAPDFYVEMKWEFTSWVPLASRICPSDTYKVYKQGSNVRIDTTLLGFDHTKWQRGNRSYVFKGQTASHVPVAIRCERSYVFSMVGQESDDGATMMEVDHKTRKVYVEHIKLVDIDDMQLMEPSEEGVLARLTNPIVTTYIDTDKISFERNKAGLWGWRSDKSEVVNGHECKVFSACNVELITKTRLEHLSEPDKARARAPRTPLQSFLGMAEQQQENSNSATTSEEYNNIGNPSNITAEEYFDPDIDLNGRDIGRPKEVNTKIQKFKATLWLSEQYPLSLQEQIMPIVDLMAISSSHFAKLKDFIQMQLPAGFPVKIEIPLFHILNARITFGNIFGMDQEVPHVGHLQETNRMTCLVDDICFEAPMGYVKLAGAEVRTQFSMEEEDDLLQFAIQQSLLEVGSERDEVDIWEALRAQKPSRPTTPNMTTEEERQLQRKVGDRLL